The segment TGAGCCTCGACGGGCAGCGTCTGGCCTACACGGCCATGCACGACTTGGCGCGCCGTACGGCGGGAGGGCGCTGGGTGCTACTCGGCGGCGGTGGATACGAGGTGGTCCGGGTCGTTCCGCGCGCGTGGACGACCCTGCTCGCCGAGGCGGCCGGGGTCCCGTTGCCCCCCGAGACCGAGACACCGGAGTCCTGGCGTACGTTCGCGATGGAACGCACGGGAGAGGTGCCCCCCACGGCGATGACGGACGGACGCAGTCCGAGCTTCACCCCGTTCGAACGCGGCTACGACCCGGGCGACCCGGTGGACCGGGCGATCCAGGCGACCCGCGGCGCGGTGTTCCCCTCACACGGCATCGACCCCCATCTCTAGGATCGGGGATCTGATGCCCACAGGGGACCCACCGGCGCCGACACGGACGGAACTGGTGCGCTACCTGGTCCACACGGGGATCGCCGGCCAGGTGGACACCCCCCGGGAGAGCAACCTGCGCAGCTACCGCAAGCTCGCGGAGGGGATCCCGTACTACCAGTTCGGGCTGACCTTCAGGCGCGCCTGGTCCCCCCGCGAGATCCTCGCCCTCATGTCCAAGAACTGCGGCGTGATCGCCGACGAGCACTACCTCCGCGGTATGGACACGATCGACCCGGACCGGACCGCGGACGGTCTCGAGGCCGTCGCCGACCGGTTGGCCGTGGCGGCGCGTCGACGGGAACGCGTGCTCTTCGCCACCGGCCACCCCGCGAACCTCCTGCACACCTACCGGCGGTGGCGGTCGGTGGCGGTGGCGGCCGGCGCCAACGCCATCACGCCGGCTCTGGGGGCGACCTACGAGGTGCGCAGCGACCGAGGGCGGCTGCGGCGGGTGGTGGAGTGGCAGCACGGTGTCGGGTACGTCAGCGACGGTTCGGCGCCCATTCACAGCCATCACCCCGACGGGATGCACGCGATGATCGCCGCCTGTGGTGAGGAGCGACCCGACCTGGTCGTCGCCGACCACGCGTTCGCCGGTGCCGCGGCGGAGGCGGGGATCGAGGTCGTGTGTATCGCGGACTGCAACGACCCGGCCTTGTTCGTGGCCGCCGCGGAGGACAAGGTGCACACCTGCGTCCCGCTGGACGACGGCTACGACACGGAACGCTACGCGCCGCTGGCCAGCTACGTCGCTGACCGGCTCACCGACGCGGTGGGTGCCGGGGGAGCGACGTCCGCGAGCGGCGCCGTGGGCATCTGACCCTGGTTCTCGGCGAATTACGGTCGTCCGGTCGAACCTACGGGACTCAGGAGAGAGTTCGTACCTCGATGTAGCCATCGGGACAGGCAATCCAGTCTTTCAATGGCGTGAACCGCGACTTAGCCTGAAGACGGACGTGGAAGTAGTGACCGCACAACACACAAGCGCGGCGTGGGCCGGGGGATCCCTAACGTCGGGATGTTTCAACCCCGGACAGAACGGGGATTCGCCGCGTGGGGCAGAAGGCAGGGACGGCAGCACTCACGTCCGGAAATGAGGGCGTCGAATGAGTGGGAGTAAGGCTCCT is part of the Spiractinospora alimapuensis genome and harbors:
- a CDS encoding phosphatase, with translation MPTGDPPAPTRTELVRYLVHTGIAGQVDTPRESNLRSYRKLAEGIPYYQFGLTFRRAWSPREILALMSKNCGVIADEHYLRGMDTIDPDRTADGLEAVADRLAVAARRRERVLFATGHPANLLHTYRRWRSVAVAAGANAITPALGATYEVRSDRGRLRRVVEWQHGVGYVSDGSAPIHSHHPDGMHAMIAACGEERPDLVVADHAFAGAAAEAGIEVVCIADCNDPALFVAAAEDKVHTCVPLDDGYDTERYAPLASYVADRLTDAVGAGGATSASGAVGI